A single region of the Anomaloglossus baeobatrachus isolate aAnoBae1 chromosome 2, aAnoBae1.hap1, whole genome shotgun sequence genome encodes:
- the LOC142290120 gene encoding olfactory receptor 52A1-like, translating into MVNSSFYPSYFLLVGIPGLEHDHFWISIPFCIIYIFALVGNLLVMAVIFVSPKLHQPMFIFLSMLALNDSLLCTSSAPKILSIFWFNNKAISLNGCLLQMFFIHSFSSIESGLLLSMAYDRYVAIYKPLQYSSIITPSVILWLVIVFLVRAVVLVGPCIIMIKMFSAFKTNVIEHSYCEHMAVVKLAAADIRVNSIFGLFVAFSILGVDLFCIFLSYVMIFNAVFRLPSKEARQKAFHTCTPHISVLLSFYTMAIFSFLSHRYGKKIPPYIHIIFSDMYLLVPPMLNPVVYGMKTTLIREEIWKIIWKR; encoded by the coding sequence ATGGTGAattcctccttctatccctcctacTTCTTGCTGGTTGGTATTCCCGGATTAGAGCATGATCATTTCTGGATCTCAATCCCTTTCTGCATCATCTATATATTTGCTTTGGTTGGAAACCTCCTGGTGATGGCTGTCATCTTTGTGTCTCCAAAACTCCACCAGCCAATGTTTATATTCCTCTCCATGCTAGCACTTAATGACAGTCTCCTTTGTACAAGTTCTGCCCCGAAAATATTGTCCATCTTCTGGTTCAATAATAAAGCCATCAGCTTGAATGGATGTCTTCTGCAGATGTTCTTCATTCATTCCTTCTCCAGCATTGAATCTGGGCTGTTGCTGTCCATGGCTTATGACCGTTACGTTGCCATATATAAGCCTCTCCAGTACAGCTCCATAATCACCCCCAGTGTGATACTCTGGCTGGTCATCGTGTTTCTGGTCAGGGCGGTTGTTCTGGTCGGTCCTTGTATTATTATGATAAAGATGTTTTCTGCATTCaagaccaacgtgattgagcattCGTACTGTGAGCACATGGCAGTGGTGAAGCTCGCCGCCGCCGACATCCGAGTGAATAGTATATTTGGACTGTTTGTGGCCTTCAGCATTCTGGGAGTTGACTTGTTCTGTATCTTTTTATCATATGTCATGATTTTCAATGCCGTCTTCCGCCTACCGTCTAAAGAGGCTCGTCAGAAAGCATTTCATACCTGTACCCCTCATATCTCTGTGTTGCTAAGCTTCTACACCATGGCCATATTTTCATTCTTATCCCATCGATATGGCAAGAAGATTCCTCCATACATCCACATTATCTTCTCTGATATGTACCTCTTGGTTCCACCCATGCTCAATCCAGTGGTCTATGGGATGAAGACAACCCTGATCCGTGAGGAGATCTGGAAAATAATATGGAAACGTTAG